The following proteins are encoded in a genomic region of Syngnathoides biaculeatus isolate LvHL_M chromosome 15, ASM1980259v1, whole genome shotgun sequence:
- the c15h14orf180 gene encoding nutritionally-regulated adipose and cardiac enriched protein homolog, which translates to MFYEVALIELTALHGSKGPQEESSLGSAGWTTPEELSDQASQAQHLERLAQLCIMSKQPHLALEYSGKAAQIHQRAFGNDHPITARSLELMATVYAEIGKTEYSDSLGQCVSALSKRLAAAESIRDTVNYFPPLHREKRSEVRHRKDSLHQRDDKAKAKCINGKIPASILKKPSPTYGSDTEATQRRKGERRVRFREPETTVHAYETPPSRPHMVLFTCIFLMMSFVGIAMYCTDRRRPQRACEQLEAALAVYLLHMKQLVWGCWIWLTMQ; encoded by the exons ATGTTCTACGAGGTCGCACTGATCGAGCTCACGGCTCTGCACGGGAGCAAAG GACCACAGGAAGAGTCTTCGCTGGGCTCTGCAGGATGGACAACCCCAGAGGAGCTCTCGGACCAGGCGTCCCAGGCACAGCACCTCGAGAGGCTGGCCCAGCTCTGCATCATGAGCAAACA ACCTCATCTTGCACTAGAGTATAGTGGCAAG GCTGCCCAGATCCACCAGAGGGCCTTCGGTAACGATCACCCGATAACAGCCAGAAGCCTGGAGCTCATGGCAACAGTCTATGCTGAGATTGGCAAAACTGAATATTCAG ACTCCTTGGGTCAGTGTGTGTCTGCGCTATCCAAACGCTTGGCTGCTGCTGAGTCCATCAGGGACACAGTCAACTATTTTCCTCCCTTGCATCGGGAAAAACGCTCAGAGGTTCGCCACAGAAAAGATTCTCTCCACCAACGGGATGACAAAGCAAAAGCCAAG tgtATCAATGGGAAAATCCCCGCATCCATCCTCAAGAAGCCAAGTCCCACTTATGGGTCTGACACAGAAGCCACCCAAAGACGGAAAGGCGAGCGGAGAGTTCGATTCCGGGAGCCGGAGACAACAGTGCATG CCTATGAGACACCACCCTCGCGGCCTCACATGGTCCTTTTCACTTGCATCTTCCTGATGATGTCCTTCGTGGGCATCGCCATGTACTGTACAGATCGACGGCGTCCGCAGCGAGCGTGCGAGCAGCTGGAGGCCGCTCTGGCTGTCTACCTGCTTCACATGAAGCAGCTTGTGTGGGGTTGTTGGATATGGCTGACCATGCAGTGA